From the genome of Brassica oleracea var. oleracea cultivar TO1000 chromosome C4, BOL, whole genome shotgun sequence:
CGTGTTTATTTATAACATATGTGTACATTTCATTTTTTACTCAAAAAACTTTTAAATATTTAGTTTCGTGTTTATTTAAAAATAATGCATGTTTCATTTTAACTAAAACAAACATTTAAAATATCTAATTAATTTTATAATTATAATTAAACTAATGTATAATTTTGTATTACTATTGCGATATTAATTTAATATAATAATTTTCAATTAAATATTTGATCTTTAACTAATAAGACTTTCAATTTAGAATTTTGTATCACATGATTGAAAATATGCTATCATTGACAATCCAAAAAAAATAAATTCAATTATTTCATGTGAATTATAATTTTTTTTTGTTTTTTCAAATGTTATATTAAACAATTGGTAATATGATATATATTAAAATTATATACAATTAATCTTATGAAAACAATATTTATGTGTGTAAAAATGAAAATAATTACTAGCACGGTTGTGCGGATCAATATCTAGTTTATCTTAAAACGATATTTCTTTCATTATGATTTTTTTAATAAAAAGATATTTAATTTAAATGGAGAAATATATTATAAGGAAAACAAATATAAAATGTCATTCGTATGATTTTAAATATCGTGATTGCTTTACACAACCATTATTTTTTTTCACAGCTACATTAAGTTACCAATCATGTTTTACTAAAAAAATATAAATCTATAGGAGTATAGGGTCCAAATATATATATTTTAAAATATATTGATTCTATTAGAAATCAAATTTCTACATTTATATGTTGTCATTTATTTATTTTAAAAAAAATTCACAGTAATAAAATATTCTAAAACTGATCTGAAGTATTTACGGCTACATTTTTTTTTTTTTTTAATAACGGCCTATACCAATCAAACATTAAAAATCAAACTAAGAACCTACGTAGGTTTGTAGTTCATCAATTAGTTGGTTTCATTTGATATCTCATATTTTGATAGAATTTTTTGTGGGTTATCACACTGGTGTAACACATGAACATTTTGTATGAATAAGTAAAAGGTTTGTAGAAGGTTAGTCTGCACTGTAAAAAAACTCTGCAGATTTAACATATTGAAATGCTCAAAGTTTCTTTGCAAAGGGACGAAGGTTGAGTTGTTCAAAACAAAAAAAAAGGACGAAGGTTGGCAAAACAAACACATGACTGATTATTAAATCAATTACCAATACACGAACGGAATATATATTGGCCTAACTCTAAATAAACACACCTTATCATTATGGTATCATTTTCGTTAATTGGTTTACTTTTTGGAATAATAGTGTACTGATTACATTTCTCGAATGTCAAATTAAGCTTTTTCTAGAAAACCATGACATACAGCCAATTATTCCACGTTAGGGTTTCTTTTATCATGATTTATAGTATAGATACAATATGAATAATTTACATGATTGCGTACTTATAATTGTTGTATGGGTAGTATAATCCTAAATATTTTAAAAATATTTTCTCATTAATAAAAAAACGTTATTTTGTATCAAAATTAACAATTTGTTTTTTATCAAACTAAAACCTTCTCACCGTTGCTAGTAATTGTGATAAAATAGTATTGATATTAGATAGTTAACGTTCCAAAACTGTTTATGAACGCATCAGAATTTCCTACACAATATGTAAATTGGAGGTCTAGCTAAACAATCCTATCCATATAAATATTTATAAAATAATTTATTTTTGAAAATTTTATGGATAATCTTGTTATCTAGTATTGAAAATAATAACTGCCAAATAAAATCAAAACAAAAACATTTTGTAATAAATATTTTCAGTTTCATCCATTTTTATCACAATTTTAGATTTTATAGGTAGTTTGTTACCGTACTAGCTAGCGATCTGAAATATTTCTGGTTTGAGATAATATGTTATACATATACGGAAAAATAATTTTCTCTCTCATTAAACTCTTCCACCTAATTCTCTCCCTCCCGTGCGCGTGCTGCTCCTGCTCCGACGTACGGCCAGCGCGTGAGCGCTTCCGCCGGCGTCGGAGGCTTCCTTTCTCCCTCATCTCCGTTTTGCTTTTGCTTCTCCATCGTTCTCTCACTCTCCCGTGGCTGTTAGGCGAAGGTCCTGGTTTGAGCTTCTTCGATCCGGCGCGACCTCCGTGCGCAAGGGAGTCAATCTAGTGTCGATTTGCTTCTTCTGGTTCCTTAGCGAAGTCGTGGTAGTGGTTAAGGGTGGTTGGAGTCGGTGTTTAAGGTTCAAGAGTAGATCTCGTTTTCAAATCTGAGATTTACCTTCGGTTTTGTTGCTCCTTGCGGTGGTTACAGGTTTGGCTTCTCCACAGAGTCTCACCGGTCTCTGGTCTTGGTGGAGTCGTTCGGCTGCGGCGGTGGTCTTTGTTTTGCTTTGCGGTGTCGTAGAGTGAATAGAGTCTAGTCTCCGCCGTCAGGTGAGCTCCAGTGGTTTCCTCTAACACGGAGACGAGTCATGGGTCAGGTTATGCAGGAGGAGTTGGTAACTTGGCTCAGTGGCCTGGCTCGTGTGGGTTCGTTAGCTTCTTAAAGGGTTGTCGTCTATGGCTTCTTCGCGGCTGTTCGCTGCCCACATCACTTCGAATATCCCTGCTTTGTCTCTCTCCACAACTTCCGAGGACGACGGCGGTCTAGTTTCTCAGAGTTGTCTCTTGGTTTGTCATGTTTGCTCCTCTCCATTTGTCCGGAGATTAGCTTTTCTTGTCTCATGCTACTGTTGTACGGTTCTCGTGTGGCGGCAAGTNNNNNNNNNNNNNNNNNNNNNNNNNNNNNNNNNNNNNNNNNNNNNNNNNNNNNNNNNNNNNNNNNNNNNNNNNNNNNNNNNNNNNNNNNNNNNNNNNNNNNNNNNNNNNNNNNNNNNNNNNNNNNNNNNNNNNNNNNNNNNNNNNNNNNNNNNNNNNNNNNNNNNNNNNNNNNNNNNNNNNNNNNNNNNNNNNNNNNNNNNNNNNNNNNNNNNNNNNNNNNNNNNNNNNNNNNNNNNNNNNNNNNNNNNNNNNNNNNNNNNNNNNNNNNNNNNNNNNNNNNNNNNNNNNNNNNNNNNNNNNNNNNNNNNNNNNNNNNNNNNNNNNNNNNNNNNNNNNNNNNNNNNNNNNNNNNNNNNNNNNNNNNNNNNNNNNNNNNNNNNNNNNNNNNNNNNNNNNNNNNNNNNNNNNNNNNNNNNNNNNNNNNNNNNNNNNNNNNNNNNNNNNNNNNNNNNNNNNNNNNNNNNNNNNNNNNNNNNNNNNNNNNNNNNNNNNNNNNNNNNNNNNNNNNNNNNNNNNNNNNNNNNNNNNNNNNNNNNNNNNNNNNNNNNNNNNNNNNNNNNNNNNNNNNNNNNNNNNNNNNNNNNNNNNNNNNNNNNNNNNNNNNNNNNNNNNNNNNNNNNNNNNNNNNNNNNNNNNNNNNNNNNNNNNNNNNNNNNNNNNNNNNNNNNNNNNNNNNNNNNNNNNNNNNNNNNNNNNNNNNNNNNNNNNNNNNNNNNNNNNNNNNNNNNNNNNNNNNNNNNNNNNNNNNNNNNNNNNNNNNNNNNNNNNNNNNNNNNNNNNNNNNNNNNNNNNNNNNNNNNNNNNNNNNNNNNNNNNNNNNNNNNNNNNNNNNNNNNNNNNNNNNNNNNNNNNNNNNNNNNNNNNNNNNNNNNNNNNNNNNNNNNNNNNNNNNNNNNNNNNNNNNNNNNNNNNNNNNNNNNNNNNNNNNNNNNNNNNNNNNNNNNNNNNNNNNNNNNNNNNNNNNNNNNNNNNNNNNNNNNNNNNNNNNNNNNNNNNNNNNNNNNNNNNNNNNNNNNNNNNNNNNNNNNNNNNNNNNNNNNNNNNNNNNNNNNNNNNNNNNNNNNNNNNNNNNNNNNNNNNNNNNNNNNNNNNNNNNNNNNNNNNNNNNNNNNNNNNNNNNNNNNNNNNNNNNNNNNNNNNNNNNNNNNNNNNNNNNNNNNNNNNNNNNNNNNNNNNNNNNNNNNNNNNNNNNNNNNNNNNNNNNNGTGCTTGGACGCTACTATTGTTGTCTGTTCGTGTAAGCAGGTGCTATGAAGCCCTCGACAAGTTGTTCTCAGATATGGGTCATTATCTTTAAAAGCGGATCATCGAGGAAGCCAAAATTACCGGGTTCCGGCTCTCGGTTGAACTTGATTTATCTTTTTGCGGCAAGCGCGTGGTGTGGATTTGGTCGAGCCTCTGGATAGCGGCCATGATTTGTTGTGTCTGCCTCTGTTGATGCTAGATAGAGTTGTGTTTAGTTTTTAATTCCGTTTTCTCTACTTCTTGTTATCCTTTGTAATTTTGTCAAAAACGTAAAAACTTGGTAATAATATCTTTACATTTTAAACAAAAAAAAATATTTCTGGTTTTTCTTTTTACAAAATAAAAGAGAAATATATCGCAAATTAGCCCTTTCATCTATGTTTAGCGAATTAATGGGTACCGTACGACAAAGTCTAAAGGGCTATCAAGTTGAATGTATGATAGTGTGCTAAAACAATACATGGGCTATACCAGCTAGATAAAGCCCAAGTTAAAAATGGGCCGTAACGATGAGACCCAGGACAAAACTGTAATTTGGAATGCTTCGTAATCATGTGAATCACCAAGGGTCACATCACGTGGGTCAAACTGGTGAAGGATCACATTTAAAATATAGTACGTGGCAGTAACTACACAAGAGGAGGAGGAGAAGACAACGAAATCAAAATCACCTCTTGAGAATTGTCGTTAAGCTCATCTGATCTCGACATGGCGGAGATTGGCGGTGGTGGTGGTGGTGGTTGCTGTCCGCCGATGGATCTGATGCGGTCAGAGCCGATGCAGCTCGTTCAGGTCATTGTTCCGATGGAATCTGCTCATCTCACCGTCTCTTACCTTGGCGATCTCGGCCTCGTCCAGTTCAAAGACGTACGCACTCTCTCTCTCTCTCTCGATTGTATTCTGTTTCCTTGAACTTTGATCTTCAATTGCGATCTTTGATCATCGCAGCTTAATTCTGATAAGAGCCCATTTCAACGGACTTATGCTGCTCAGGTAAACTTCATATCTCTTTTCAAATGTTGAAAGAAAGTTCCCTATCTCTTACGTTGGTGTTGATCTATTTTCTTGATTTATGGATGAAGATCAAAAGATGTGGAGAGATGGCTCGAAAGTTGCGTTTCTTCAAAGACCAAATGTCAAAGGCTGGAGTTTCTCCCAAAGAGTTCCTTGGCAATGATGTTGATATTGATTTGGATGATGTAGAGGTGAACACTGCTTTTGTGTTTTTTTTTTTGGACAGCCATTTATTTTTGTTTGTTTCATGCTTATAGTTGGATTCCTTCTTTCCCCTTTTTCAGGTCAAGCTTGGAGAGCTAGAAGCTGAACTTTCCGAAATCAATGCTAATAATGACAAGCTTCAGCGCTCTTACAATGAACTTATGGAGTACAAGCTCGTTCTTGAGAAGGTTATATGCTCTCATTTTACTCAGTGTTTGTAGACGCAACGTCTCCTTATTACACAGAGAGTCCTGATTTGGTTTGTGACTAGTTTGCCAGCTTTGTGCTTCTGTAAATATATTTTACCTGAGCAGAAAAGTAGATACTACTATAGTCTATAGATAATCTTTGGTCTGCATAGTTTTAATGACTGTAGGACTTTCCATAGTGCGAAATGTATATTTACATCTCATGCATCTCATGGGGCTGTTGTGTTTTCTTTTCAGGCTGGTGAATTTTTTGCTTCAGCCCATAGAAGTGCTACCGCTCAACAGAGCGAGATTGAGTCACAACAACAAGTGGGTGAAGACGCTCTCGAGGCTCCTTTGTTGCAGGAAGTACGGAATCTGCTACTGTTTCACTTCTTAAAGCTGTGTTTTCTGCAAATAGCCTTACAAACTTTCTTTTTTTTTAACTGGAGAAGTCTGTTGATCCAACAAAGCAAGTAAAACTTGGATTCCTCACTGGACTGGTGCCTCGTGAAAAGTCTATGGTTTTCGAGAGGATCCTATTTCGTGCGACTAGAGGCAACATCTTTATACGACAGTCTGTCATTGAGGAGTCCGTTGTTGATCCCAACTCCGGGGAGAAGGTTAGCTACTTATGTTCTACTCGTAGCTTATTATGTTTGCTCAAGTTGAGATTGACTTTTTTTTTTATCTAAAATAATGCTTCAGGCTGAGAAAAATGTATTTGTTGTCTTCTATTCTGGGGAAAGAGCAAAAAGCAAAATTCTTAAGATATGTGAAGCTTTTGGGGCCAATCGCTATCCTTTCAGCGAAGACCTCAGCAAACAAGCTCAAATGATGACTGAGGTATGTATTATCTTTCGATGTGTGAGGATTTATCTGATGTCCACTATGTTTTGATACGTATATTCTCAGAAATTATTAACTTTGTTTAGTTTTCTCATAATGTTTCAGGTTACGGGTCGGTTAGCAGAACTTAAAACTACTATAAGTGCTGGGTTGGATCACCGCAAGATTCTTCTGGAGACCATTGGAGATAAGTTTGAGCAATGGAACCTCAAGGTCTTATATTATTTTCACTAGTAGAGTGCTCATTATTGCCCAATGTCATATATTTGTTTGGTTAGATCAGTAATCATCATTAACCCTCACCCATGCAGGTTCGCAAGGAAAAAGCCATCTATCATACTCTGAACATGCTTAGTCTTGATGTGACTAAGAAATGCCTTGTGGGTGAAGGCTGGAGTCCTGTCTTTGCAACGCCAGAAGTGAGTAACTCTAGATAGTTGCATATAATTGAAATCATTGCATATGTACTGGTGGTGGTGGGACAGGGATTTATAAAATTTTGCATGTGCAGATTCAAAAAGCGTTGCAGCGTGCTGCGGTTGACTCCAACTCTCAAGTTGGATCAATTTTCCAGGTCCTGAGGACCAAAGAGATGCCTCCAACGTTTTTCCGCACAAACAAATTTACCACTGCGTTTCAGGAAATCGTAGATGCATACGGGTAAGCACCTCTTTCTGGAGTTTCCTCTATTCTTTGGGAAAGAGGAATTCGAAAATTCATTTGACTATTAAACAACCTATTGAAAAAGACCGTATAGTTTTAAGATTCTGCATCTTACATACTCATTAGAATATAAACGTTTTTTTGTTTTTGTTTCAACTGTTTTTAAGAACTTTGCATTGCTTCGTCTCTTTGTTAGAAGCTGAGTTTTCCTTAATCAAATCAGCTGGTAGAATCAACCTTACTTGCTTGCTTCATTTTTTTCCGAAGGAACTGATCCTTTTTTTTGTCACTACATTTCAGTGTAGCCAAATATCAGGAAGCTAATCCTACTGTATTCACAATTGTTACCTTCCCCTTCCTGTTTGCTGTTATGTTTGGTGACTGGGGTCATGGAATCTGTCTGCTGATTGCAACTATGTATCTAGTATTGAGAGAGAAGAAACTTTCCAGCCAGGTAATGTCCCTAATTGACACCATCTATGGTCCTACTGAGCACAGTATCAGATTGGAAAAATTCCAAATTGTTTGTTATATGTTACTTTTTTTAGAGCTGCGTGCTAATGTGCAATTAAATATAATTCAACTGAGCATTTAAAAAGGGTGTGATAAACTAAGATATGCCATTTCCTTAGTTGTTACTTTGGTTGGTCGTCAATGTTTTTCTTTCTTGCAATTCCATATGCTAACCCATCAACCCTTGCTTCCTGACAACAGAAACTTGGGGATATTATGGAAATGGCTTTTGGTGGCCGTTACGTTATACTGATGATGTCACTCTTCTCAATATACACTGGTTTAATCTACAACGAGTTCTTCTCTATACCATTCCCATTGTTTGCTCCCTCGGCGTATGAGTGCCGGGATGCCTCTTGCAGGTTTGTCGATTAGTTTCACTAAACCCTTGAGAATAAATCTTTACGTTTCTAAGTTTTTGCCTTCTACTCTCTTCTTGTTCAGTGAGGCTACTACGATTGGTCTGATCAAAACCAGAGACACTTATCCATTTGGAGTAGATCCTGTGTGGCATGGTACCCGCAGTGAGTTACCGTTCCTCAACTCCCTTAAGATGAAAATGTCAATCCTTCTTGGAGTTGCCCAAATGAACCTTGGAATCATTATGAGCTTCTGTAATGCAAAATTCTTCAAAAGCGCTGTAAACATATGGTGAGTTTATTCTAGTTCTTCATCCTATATCCCAAACAAATAAAGTCTGAATTAATCATAGTTAAAAAGTATATAATGGATTGATCACGCATGATTTCCAGGTTCCAGTTCGTTCCCCAGATGATATTCTTGAACTGTTTGTTTGGATACCTCTCCGCCCTGATCATCATAAAGTGGTGCACTGGTTCTCAAGCGGATTTGTATCACGTAATGATCTACATGTTCCTGAGCCCAATGGAAGATTTGGGAGAGAATCAGCTTTTCCCTTACCAGAAAACAGTACAGGTTTGCATCGGTACCCAACAACAATGCTCCTTCTCCGTATTTATGTATATATTCTCTCATCTCAAATCTTTTTCCGGTTTCAGCTCACTTTCCTCTTTCTGGCACTAATATCTGTTCCGTGGATGTTGTTGCCAAAGCCGTTCATCTTGAAGAAACAACATGAAGCTGTGAGTCCCTTTCCTCGTCAGTTTAGTTATAAAGCTTTTCAAACTGAATTAATATGATTGACCATAACTGAAACGTTGATTTTTTTTTTGCTTTTCTTCAGAGACATCAAGGTCAGTCATACGCACAGCTTGGGGAGACAGATGAGAGTCTTCAAGTAGAAACAAACGGGGGAGCTCATGGACACGAAGAGTTCGAATTCAGCGAAATCTTTGTGCACCAGCTCATTCACACCATTGAGTTTGTGCTTGGAGCTGTTTCCAACACAGCTTCTTATCTTCGTCTCTGGGCCCTCAGGTACAAAAGACAACCAATGACTTACTAGTTTAGTCACATATAGTATTATCTTACCGGTTCTTTTATGTTGAAGTATATAATGATTTATGTCCACGTTCTTGTTCAGTCTTGCACACTCGGAGTTGTCGTCAGTCTTCTACGAGAAGGTCCTCCTTATGGCTTGGGGGTAAGTAAATGCTGTTACATCTTTCTCTAACTAATCTCACAGTTCATGTTGATAGTAACATCAGAATCTCACTCTCTTCTTTTCAGATTCAACAATTTCTTGATCCTGATCGTTGGGATCCTCGTCTTCATATTTGCAACGGTGGGAGTGCTTCTGGTGATGGAGACTTTGAGCGCGTTCCTTCACGCACTGCGTCTTCACTGGGTGGAGTATCAGAACAAGTTCTACGAAGGCGATGGCTACAAGTTTGCTCCCTTCACTTTCACACTCCTCGGAAACGAAGACGAGTAAGTGAGTGATGATGATTTTCTTTTGCCCGCTTCTGCGTATGTGCATATATAAGGTACGAGAAGGACTCGGAGAGTTACCTGCTTCAATCAAATTATTTTATTTGTTTTATTCAAGACAAACTTTGGATGTTTTCTACTTCCCATGTGTTGTTGTGCTTGTTTATCAAGAAACCAAACTTGTGTTGTTGTGCTTGTTTATCAAGAAACCAAACTATTAGTAATGGAGGTAATAAGTTGGGGAAGGCAGGAAGGAATTATTTAAGCATAAGAATCCTCCTTTGTTGTTTGTCGAGAAACTAAACTAATGTAACTGAGCTAATAAAGCTATTCTAAAGCTAAAGCCTCATTATCCTCCAGACACAAAACCACTGGAATGTAGGGAGACATAATATGGTTCAGCTTGTAAGGAATAGGTAGTGAGAGAGAGAGCTATATCCTTGTGCAACGTAGAATCTAGAAGCACTTTCAAAGCTGAAACTGGAATTAAATATACTCCCTACTTTTTTTAATGTAAGTCCATTTTAGAAGAGAAAAAGACAAAAATAGAACTAAATCAAATTTTTATTCTCAAACTAGCACTCAAGGTCAAAAGTCACAAAAATAGCACTTAATGTTTTATCAAAAGTCACAAACTTAGGGTTTAGAGTTAAAGAGTGGGGTTTAGGATTTAGGGTTTAGGGTTTAGAGTTTAGGGTTTAGGGTTTAAATTTTAGGGTTTAGGGTTTATGGCTTAGGGTTTAGGGTTTAGAGTTGAGAAATGAGGTTTTGGGGATAAGATTTCAAATTTTGAAAAATAAAAAAATTAAAATTTTCAAAGGATAAACTTAGAAAAGTGCTATTTTGCTCATTTTTGTTTTTGAGTGCTATTTTTGTGATATAAAATTAGAAAGGTGCTATTTTGGAGATTTGCCCATTTTAGAATTGTGCTCATAAATTAAAAATTAATAATAAATTAAAAAATCATTAATTTTTTATATTTTCTAAACAAAAACATCATTAATTATTTATCTAACCATAAGTCAACCAATAATAAAATAGAAGGTATATTATCATTGGTCATATAACATTAAGTGTTAGTAAATTTTACATAGATTACCGAAAACGTCATATAACTTGGAACATAAAAAATTCTCTAAAACGACTTATATTAAAAAACGGAGGGAGTATTTATTTACAAGAAACATCAAAATCAAGTTGGTCGGTGTAAGAGTAAACAGAAACTAAAAATAAATAATTTTGTGATTTCATATCGCGTCTAAAATCTAGTTATTAATTAAGGTTAAAATCCTCCGTTTGTTGCTGTGTTTGCTTGTCGAGAAACTGAGCTCATACTATTTTTTTATATCATTTTCTTAATAACTATTGTGGGCGTAATTAGTATGTATGGAGAAGATAGAGTAAAGTATACTTCCTTCTATAGAAGAAACAAAGATGTACATGTTTACATTCAAGTTTACATTACTTTGCAACATCTGGACGTCGCACTTGAGAGCTCTTCACCGCCATTAGAATTAGGTTCAAGTAGCAATTGTAGGAAATTTATTTTACTACCGTAGGACAACTGATATTTGTAAAGAATAATAAGAACATAAATTAAAATTTTAATACCGAAATATAAAAATAAAAAAGAATTGCAGAGTCGAGATAGTTAATCTCTTTCCTTAAATCTTTATACGCCCCATAGTGTGACGGTTTCATGGTGCTCAGATTTCCAAGATACAACTGCATCATTGTTTCTGTTTACCATCACCGAAAAACAGAATCTATCGACATTATTTCTGTGATGTACTCTCAGACTCAAAATAAAAAAAAATACTAGCATAACTATTTTGAGTGGGAGAAATGTTTCTTGATTGTATGAATGTGTATATTTTCTATAATGCTAGCAAGCCCTTTTATAGAAAAAGCATGAGACGCACAAGTTTCATTTTTCAACACAAAAAATGAAACCTCCATGGTGCACTAATGGAGTTTTTAATTCTTGTCAATTATTATGTGAATTTATTCCACATTTTGACCAAGAAATTAAAGAGTAAAATTATTTTTTGTTTGACCAATTCAAANNNNNNNNNNNNNNNNNNNNNNNNNNNNNNNNNNNNNNNNNNNNNNNNNNNNNNNNNNNNNNNNNNNNNNNNNNNNNNNNNNNNNNNNNNNNNNNNNNNNNNNNNNNNNNNNNNNNNNNNNNNNNNNNNNNNNNNNNNNNNNNNNNNNNNNNNNNNNNNNNNNNNNNNNNNNNNNTATCGGATTTACTCGGCCAGGAGGTGGCCATGATGTCTTGAACCTACCGGGCTTTGGTGTAAACCTAGGCAATAGCTATAACACAACTTCATTCTCTCACAGAACTACGTTCTCTATTGTGTTCATTTTGGCCGTGAACAGTCCTGGTTAATCATGAGTGAACTTGGTGGATATAGCCTTTCGTGGAGAATATAACATTTCCTTCATTCTCCTAAAAACGGCCCCATTTCACACTCACAAGGTGATTTGCCATTAGTTTTGTTTAGAGGAGTATCATGTACTACTCCATTCATATCTCAAAACAATGGACACAAATCATAAAAAGCTAATGCTTATCATTTATTTCTTACATGTAGCACTGTTTAATCATCATAGGAACTGGGTATAGACCGAAGTAATACAGTTCTTTGGGCAGATTTAGTTTGACTTAGTTGTCTCCTTGAACCTATTTCTTGGGATCTCCAGACAGTTAAGTAGAGTTACCGCCAAACCTCATCTTAATTCACAGGCTAACCCATTCTTCCTTTAGATGATATAACAACTTGATATCATGACACACCTTTAATTAAAGGATCCTAGGTTGTCATCAACATAATCTCTTGAGATTGGTCGAGATCAATT
Proteins encoded in this window:
- the LOC106342433 gene encoding V-type proton ATPase subunit a2 isoform X1, with amino-acid sequence MAEIGGGGGGGCCPPMDLMRSEPMQLVQVIVPMESAHLTVSYLGDLGLVQFKDLNSDKSPFQRTYAAQIKRCGEMARKLRFFKDQMSKAGVSPKEFLGNDVDIDLDDVEVKLGELEAELSEINANNDKLQRSYNELMEYKLVLEKAGEFFASAHRSATAQQSEIESQQQVGEDALEAPLLQEEKSVDPTKQVKLGFLTGLVPREKSMVFERILFRATRGNIFIRQSVIEESVVDPNSGEKAEKNVFVVFYSGERAKSKILKICEAFGANRYPFSEDLSKQAQMMTEVTGRLAELKTTISAGLDHRKILLETIGDKFEQWNLKVRKEKAIYHTLNMLSLDVTKKCLVGEGWSPVFATPEIQKALQRAAVDSNSQVGSIFQVLRTKEMPPTFFRTNKFTTAFQEIVDAYGVAKYQEANPTVFTIVTFPFLFAVMFGDWGHGICLLIATMYLVLREKKLSSQKLGDIMEMAFGGRYVILMMSLFSIYTGLIYNEFFSIPFPLFAPSAYECRDASCSEATTIGLIKTRDTYPFGVDPVWHGTRSELPFLNSLKMKMSILLGVAQMNLGIIMSFCNAKFFKSAVNIWFQFVPQMIFLNCLFGYLSALIIIKWCTGSQADLYHVMIYMFLSPMEDLGENQLFPYQKTVQLTFLFLALISVPWMLLPKPFILKKQHEARHQGQSYAQLGETDESLQVETNGGAHGHEEFEFSEIFVHQLIHTIEFVLGAVSNTASYLRLWALSLAHSELSSVFYEKVLLMAWGFNNFLILIVGILVFIFATVGVLLVMETLSAFLHALRLHWVEYQNKFYEGDGYKFAPFTFTLLGNEDE
- the LOC106342433 gene encoding V-type proton ATPase subunit a2 isoform X2 produces the protein MAEIGGGGGGGCCPPMDLMRSEPMQLVQVIVPMESAHLTVSYLGDLGLVQFKDLNSDKSPFQRTYAAQIKRCGEMARKLRFFKDQMSKAGVSPKEFLGNDVDIDLDDVEVKLGELEAELSEINANNDKLQRSYNELMEYKLVLEKAGEFFASAHRSATAQQSEIESQQQVGEDALEAPLLQESVDPTKQVKLGFLTGLVPREKSMVFERILFRATRGNIFIRQSVIEESVVDPNSGEKAEKNVFVVFYSGERAKSKILKICEAFGANRYPFSEDLSKQAQMMTEVTGRLAELKTTISAGLDHRKILLETIGDKFEQWNLKVRKEKAIYHTLNMLSLDVTKKCLVGEGWSPVFATPEIQKALQRAAVDSNSQVGSIFQVLRTKEMPPTFFRTNKFTTAFQEIVDAYGVAKYQEANPTVFTIVTFPFLFAVMFGDWGHGICLLIATMYLVLREKKLSSQKLGDIMEMAFGGRYVILMMSLFSIYTGLIYNEFFSIPFPLFAPSAYECRDASCSEATTIGLIKTRDTYPFGVDPVWHGTRSELPFLNSLKMKMSILLGVAQMNLGIIMSFCNAKFFKSAVNIWFQFVPQMIFLNCLFGYLSALIIIKWCTGSQADLYHVMIYMFLSPMEDLGENQLFPYQKTVQLTFLFLALISVPWMLLPKPFILKKQHEARHQGQSYAQLGETDESLQVETNGGAHGHEEFEFSEIFVHQLIHTIEFVLGAVSNTASYLRLWALSLAHSELSSVFYEKVLLMAWGFNNFLILIVGILVFIFATVGVLLVMETLSAFLHALRLHWVEYQNKFYEGDGYKFAPFTFTLLGNEDE